Within the Maribacter sp. BPC-D8 genome, the region TTGCCTGGGCAACAAGGGAATAACACACTTTAATAATGCAAATCAAAAGCTGCTTCTGTTCGAAGGCTTTTTAGATTTCTTATCCTACAAACTACTTTTCCAAACCAACCAAAACGAAGATTATCTGATTTTAAATTCTATTTCACAGATTAAAAATTGCTGGAAGATCTTATCTAAATATAGCGATATCGATTGCTATTTAGATAACGATGATGCCGGTAAAAGAACAACCAATCTTATAAAGGAAAAATATTCTTTCGCCCAAGATTGCTCTTCTACATATGAACCCTTCAAAGATGTGAATGACTACTTGGTGGAGGTTTCTTAAAAAGAAAGCAAGTCGGACAGGGGCGATACCCCTGTCTCCGACTTGCTCTGCGAGGCTAAACATCTCATATTCAGATATTTAATTCTATTAATTCATATAACCATTTATAGAATATTTATAAAATAGCATCTATACAATTGATTATAAGCACTTTAAAATATAAACCATGTCTAAAAAAAGCATCTTAGTTAATGAAATCGCCCATAAAGACCTTTCTAAATTGGTAGTTCAATTCAATTCTAATTTCGGACAATTAGTAGGTTCTATGATTCAATTTTTCAAAAAAACTGGCATCAATCCTAACGAACCATTAAAGGATAATCCGTCCATATTGGTTAAAAAATTAGACAATAGAATTGTCTCTTTTTTAAAGGTTCAAGAACGAGATATTTTGAAACCTATGCGAGCCGACATTTACCATTATCATAAATCTAATGATGATCGTGTACATGCAGAAAGAGATTTTTTAACCTCTAAACTCAACGAAACGAATGACAAGCTCGATAACATTCTAATGGAAATTAGAAAGCAAAGACAGGTGCATTTAGAGGTAGTTCTGTTTTTAGATTCTAAAAATAAAACGGGCTTACTGAACAGAGTGCAATCGATACTTAAATAGTCATGCCAATATCTAAAGTACATAGCTCATCTGGAGGAAATAATACTGGCTCTTGTTCAAGTTTAGCCAACTATTTAGAAAAGGAAAACATGGAATTGGACAAGATGTCGGACCAGGAAAAAGACCAGGACAAGAAAATGAAAATTGAATCGATGAAGCAACAGTTTTTTACTCATGAAAAATCTGATGTCAGTCATACAGATGTCATCTCAAGTATTGATAATAATAAAAAAAAATTAGGAAAAGAGGACGCTAAATTTTTCGCTCCAACAATCAATTTCAGTGAAAAAGAACAGCAGCAAATAGCAAAGATGGTATCGGGCAGAAATATCGAGAACATCAAAGATTTAAACGTAAAAGAATTCAAAGCCTATAATAAAGCTATACAAGAATATGGAAGAAAGGTTATGGACAATTATGCGAAAAATTTTAACCGTAAGGACAAAGGTTTAGAATCAGGGAAAAATTTGGTCTACTATGGTAAGGTTGAGCACATGAGAAAATATAAGGGTACAGATAAAGAAGTGCAGCAGGGTAAAGTTAAATCTGGCGAGTATAAAAAAGGGTTGCAAAGCCATGTTCATCTTATTGTCTCTAGAAAAGATAAAACCCAAAAACTAAAACTTTCGCCAATGGCTAATGAACGTAATAAAACTAGAAAAATAGGAGGCAATGAATACCAAGTTGGATTTGATAGAAAAGACTGGATTCAAGCCAATGAAAAAGCCTTTGACCAACAGTTTCAATATAAGCGACAGGAAATAGAAAAATTTCAAAATCAAAATATTTTAAAAAATGGTAATCCTTCAGAAAAAGCCAAAGTCATAAAAACAATCGAGAAGGATAATGAAATAGCCAAAGCAAAAAACTCACAAAACGAATTAGGAATTTAAAACACATAAAAATATGTCACTTTCAGAAGCAAACAAAGAAACTTCAGGCTTAGGTAAAGCCGTCTTAGGTATCATAATGATAGGAGCAACATTTGCGCTCTTTAGTTTTATAAAGAACTCATTTCTCTATATAATTAATATGGATGTAGCCTATGAATTATGCAGGCTAAATGAATTCATTTCAACGCCATTCGGTAAAATAACATCTTACCTAGTATTCTCTTATATCATAAGCATATTGTTAACGTTCAGGCTATTTAAGAATTGGAAAACTAAATGGTTGTACAAATTTTACCTCGTACTCTGTATTGCATCTATACCCTCTACTTTAGATTTAGGCTTACTATTCAACATAGATTTAGATTGGTATGCATTTTTCGCAATAACTATAAGCATCGTAAAGCTTTCATTACTTTTTTACAGACCTAAAGTATTTAGCTTTTTACGTTCAAAAATTAAGAGTAAGCGCAAGATCGATGACACTTATAGTATCATCTTGCCTACTAATAAAAGAAATGTAGAAATTAAAAATCCCTTTGCAGGAATTTATATTCAAGGTGGTGCCGGAAGCGGTAAAACAGAGAGTTTATTAAAACCAATGATGAAGCAATGTATCGAAAACAATTTTGCTTTTATCATATATGATTTCAAAGGGGAACTTACACCTTTTGCAATTGAAGTAATGGAAGCTCAAAATATAAATCAATTCAATACACTAAATTTTAAAGAACCCTTCTTAAGTGATCGGTTTAATCCCT harbors:
- a CDS encoding BfmA/BtgA family mobilization protein; the encoded protein is MSKKSILVNEIAHKDLSKLVVQFNSNFGQLVGSMIQFFKKTGINPNEPLKDNPSILVKKLDNRIVSFLKVQERDILKPMRADIYHYHKSNDDRVHAERDFLTSKLNETNDKLDNILMEIRKQRQVHLEVVLFLDSKNKTGLLNRVQSILK
- a CDS encoding DUF5712 family protein; the protein is MPISKVHSSSGGNNTGSCSSLANYLEKENMELDKMSDQEKDQDKKMKIESMKQQFFTHEKSDVSHTDVISSIDNNKKKLGKEDAKFFAPTINFSEKEQQQIAKMVSGRNIENIKDLNVKEFKAYNKAIQEYGRKVMDNYAKNFNRKDKGLESGKNLVYYGKVEHMRKYKGTDKEVQQGKVKSGEYKKGLQSHVHLIVSRKDKTQKLKLSPMANERNKTRKIGGNEYQVGFDRKDWIQANEKAFDQQFQYKRQEIEKFQNQNILKNGNPSEKAKVIKTIEKDNEIAKAKNSQNELGI